A segment of the Aureimonas sp. SA4125 genome:
AAGAGCGCGGGCAGAATGTTGATGAGGAAGAAAGGGAAGACAGGGACGACCCGCAGCACCAGAAGATACTCAAACGCATTGCCATGAATGTTCGCCGAGACCCGCTTGGCGAGCGGCCCGGCCTTCTCGCGCAGCGCGCCGCCGAAGGAAGAGCGCGCCACGAGAAAGATCCCCGTCGCCCCGATCGTCGCTGCGACCACCGTCAGCGTTCCCCCGAGAAGCGTCCCGAATAGGAAGCCGCCGAGAAGCGTCATGACCGAGGCGGCCGGAAGCGACAGCGCGACGATGAGGGCATAGGCTGCCATGAAGGCCGCCGCGGACAGAAGCGGTCGCGCCTCGACCATCGCGAGAAGTTCGGCGCGCCGCGCCTTCACGGCATCGATGCCGAGAAAATCCACGACGCCCGAAAAGAACGCCGTCAGCGTGACGGCGGCGACCAAAGCGAGAAGGATCCATCCGCGACGGGGCATGCAACGTCTTTCGATTGCGAGGGAAAGCGGCGGCGATCTCCGTCGGCGGTATATCGGTCTACCAGTTCGGCAGCCTGCGGAGGATCCTGACGAGGCGCCGCGTCCGTTCGCTGAAGAGAGCAGGACGATACCACTCGCTGGCGGCCTGCCGGGAGATTTCGGAAAAGGTCGGGTAGGGCAGGACGAGAGAGGTGAGATCGCGCAGCTTCATGTTCTTTTCGATCGCCAGGCACCAGAGACCGATCATCTCGCCAGCGCCTGGCGCGACGATGGAACAGCCGAGGATGCGGCCATTGGGAAGGGCGACCAGCTTCAGCATTCCCTCGCTGCGACCCTCCGCCACGGCGCGGTCGACGCTGCCCAGCGTCCGGATCAGGCTCCGGACGCCGTCACCGTGCCGCGCCTTCGCCTCGGCAAGCGTGAGGCCGACATGGGCAAGTTCCGGGTCGGTATAGGTCACCCAGGGGAGGGCGCGGTAATCCACCTTGGCCGGCAGGCGGAAGGCAAGGTTGCGGATCACGATGCCGGCATGGTCGCCGGCCACGTGAGTGAATTTTGGCGCGCCGGTGCAGTCGCCGATGGCGTAGACATGGCGGTTGCTCGTGCGCAGCCGGGAATTTGTTTCAATGCCCTTGTCCCCACGGGCAATGCCCGCCTGTTCGAGGCCCAGACCCTCGAGATTCACCCGACGGCCCGTGGCGACGAGAATGTGCGACCCCGTGATCGAGCGCGCCGCGCCGCCGGCCGAGATCTCGACGACATGTCGATCGGCATCGTGCCGGACCGACAGGATTTCGGCGGATTCCAGGATCTCGACGCCTTCGGCGCGAAGACTCTGCCGGAGCACGTCGACGAGTTCGGGCTCGTCCCTCGGAAGGATACGACCTCGCTGGACGACGGTGACGCGCGAGCCCAGGCGGCGATGGGCCTCGGCCATTTCGATGCCGATCGGCCCCCCACCGATGATGACGAGATGCTCAGGCACCGTCTCGACGTCGAAGAGGCTTTCGTTCGTCAGGATTTTCGTCGGGTCGAGCCCCGCGATCTCGGGGATCGCCGCGCTCGACCCGACGGCGACGACAAAGTCTCGCGCTTCGATCGTTTCTCCGGCAACCGTGATGCGGGACCTGTCGAGAAAACTTGCCCGCCCCCGGATGACACGCACGCCGAGGCCTTCAAATCGCTCGACGGAATCGTGCGGGGCAATGGTCGCGATCACGCCGCGGACATGTGCGTTGACGGTTTCCCGCTGCGCCTCGAGGTCGTGCGGGGGAACGATCGCGAGATGGGGATGACGATGGGCGTGCATCAGCCTCGCCGCCGCCAGAAACGCCTTCGATGGCACGCAGCCGGTGTTGAGACAGTCGCCGCCCATGCGCCCCGATTCGACCAGCACCGTCCGCAGCCCGAGCTGGGCAGCGCCGGCCGCTACAGAAAGTCCGGCTGATCCGGCGCCGACGACGCACAGATCGTACAACTCGCTCATCCCTCATCTCCCGGGGCGGACGGTGCCCCTACCGAACCCGCATAACTGGCCCGGCCGGCACCGGCGGCAGACGAAACATCGCCATTTCGAGCGGCTTGTCGAGGCCCCTCGATATCTCTGCCGTCATGAGGATAGGGAATCGCGTGCAGGCCTTCCCATCGCGTGGAACCGATGCTGTATGGGTGTCGATGCTCTCCGGGCCGCCGAAAATACGCGTATCGCCGAAGAAGCCTTCAGCCGCCGCCCCTCTTTGCGGGCCGCCCTTGACGGCCCTGAGTGGGCGCTCAGCCAGTATGATATCATGGCTGGAAGGCGTATCTCAGCGCCTCGCCGACCCCCGCTCCGCGTTCAGTTTTTCAGCGGCCACGCTCAGCGCTTTGCGAAATCATCGATTGATTTCAGGAGCGACGCGTTGAACTGCCCCGGGTTCTGGACCTGCGGCGAATGGCCGAGTTCCGGAAATGTCACTAAGGTCGCGCCTGGAATCGCGGCCGCGGCCTCGGCGCCCAGAACGGCATAGTTGCCGAGTTGCGCCTTGAGCTCGGCTGGCGCCCGGTTCTTGCCGATCGCCGTGTTGTCCTTCTCACCGATCAGAAGCGCCGTTGGAACAGTGAGCTGGCCGAATTCGTGGACGATTGGCTGGTTGAAGATCATGTCGGAGGTAAGGGCCTGGTGCCAGGCGACGATCTCGCCGCCGGGCCCGGCGTACATCGAGGCCAGCATGTCGACCCATACATCATATTCGGGCTCCCATTCGCCCGCGTAGTATGTCGTCTGCTGGTAGGCCTTCATCGACTCGGCGCTGCTTTGCTTTTCCTCGGCGAAGAGTTGGTCGATGGTGCTTTCTGGTACGCCCTTGGCGCGCCAGTCCTCGAGGCCGATCGGATTGACCAGCACGAGACCGCTCGTCTCGCTGCCGTACATCAGCGCATAACGAGCCGCGAGCATGCCGCCCATCGAATGGCCAACCACGATGGGCGAGGCGACCGTGAGCTTGGCGAGCAGCGCATGGGTGTTGGCGGCTAGCTGGTGAAAACCGTACTGGTAACCCATCGGCTTCGACGACTTGCAGAAGCCGATCTGATCGGGGGCGATCACGCGATATCCCGCGCCGGTCAGCGCCTCGATCTGAGACTTGAAGGTCGCACCGCAAAAATTCTTGCCGTGGAGAAGAACCGCGGTCTTGCCGCTCGGCGAGGCTGCGGCGACGTCCATGTAGGCCATCGTCACCGCCTGACCCTGTGAGACGAAGTCAAAGCGTTCGACCGGATACGGATATACGAAATCCGAGAGGAGGGCATCCGCCTTGGCGGTTCCGGCCGTCAGCCCCCAAGCAAGGGTGGCGAAGGCAAAGGCAAAGGCAAAGGCGGGCGACTTCATGATTTATTCCACTCCAGGCAGGGGGATGTCGGCGACTGCCGCGCGTCCATCGCACGCCGGACTTCACGCGCTAGAGGGCGTTAGCCCTCACTCGGCGTGCTGCGTCCAGCCGCGATCGCAGGGACGATTTGCTCCGCCACCAGACGATGCAGATCATCCTTATAGCCGGTACGGGCAGAAGGGCCGCTTTCATCAGAGGTGATGGCGACGGTAAGGGCGAGGTCGGGGATGACGTAGATCATCTGGCCGCCGTAGCCCCAACCGTAATGGCCGACATATCCGCCGAAATTCGCCTGGAACCAGCCGTAGCCATAAGCCTCGCCGGAGAACCGCGATCGGGTACGGGGCTCCCAGGATTCAGCAATCCAGTCCGTGGGGATGACCTGCGTGCCATCGGGGCTGCGACCGCCATTGCGATAGAGTTCGCCGAAGGCCAACAGCGAACGGGGCGTCATCGCCATCTGGTTCCCGCCGAGATAGATCCCCTGCGGGTCTTGCTCCCAGTCGGTGACCGTCACGCCTGCCGGCTTACCCAGCCATTCCCGGGAAAGTGCCAGCGTGCTCTTACCGCTCGCACGGGTGAGAATGGCCGAAAGCAGATGCGTCGAGCCGGTAGAGTAGAGCATCGAGCCGCCGGGATCATCGACAAAGGGTGCCGCGAGCGCAGCGCGCACCCAGTTGCGGCTGGAGATCCAGGAACCATAATTCGGCCCGGACGTCCGTTCGAGACCCGCCTGCATCGACAAGAGGTTGCCGATCGTCACCTGGGCGAGGCGCGGATCTGGATCAGCCGGAAGCTCGTCCTTCAACAGCGGAGCGATCTTTTGGTCGGTCCCGCTCAGCATGCCCTTGTCGATGGCGATCCCGACCAATGCCGAGACGATCGATTTGGAGGCCGACTTGATGTTCGCCGGCACCGTGGTGCGGTGACCGCGGTATCCCTCGGAAAGCAGAAGCTCGCCGCTGACCGACACCTGTAAGGTGTTCAGCGGCCGCAGTGCTTGCGCCGCTTGCGAGGTGCCGGCGAGAGCTGCACGCTTCTGCTCGACGCTTTCCTCAGCCGCTTTCGCCGTTAACGGAAAAGATCCGACAGCTGCGAGTGAAAAGCCAAGAGCCGTAGCGGCGGCGAGGGTGCGTAGGGGAATGCGGTATCTTTGCATCTGTCCCACATGTGACTGTGGCTAGCGAAAGGACACCGCTTTCACCCCTTGGTGATGGCGGGGCGGACAAACCGTGATCGCAAGCGCTCGATATCGTTCCGCCGTGCCGACGGAAGCGGAAGGGTTCGGGTTGCTCAGCGCTTCGAGTGAACCATCGTGTCCGTTCGGAATACCCACCGGACGATGATGAAGAACAGCGACACGAAGAAGATAGCCAGCAGGTCTCCGCCAGCATGTCCGAGATCACCGCAACGCCGATGCGGCTCGGGCACCTGCTCAGGGTCGGACGAAATTCCGTCAATGCAGAACTTGCGACAGGAACGCCTTCAACCTGTCGCTTCGAGGTGCTTCAAAGAAGCTGTCAGCGGTTCCCGACTCCACGATCTCCCCCTTGTCCATAAAGACGCAACGGTTCGCTACGCGACGGGCGAAGCCCATCTCGTGCGTCACGCAAATCATGGTGATCCCGTCATTGGCGAGATCCTCCATCACCAGCAAGACCTCCTTGATCATCTCTGGATCCAGCGACGACGTCGGTTCATCGAACAGCATGATCCGTGGCTCCATGCAGAGCGCCCGGGCGATCGCCACCCGCTGTTGCTGACCACCGGAGAGTTGGCTTGGATACTTGCCCGCCTGCTCACCAATTTGCACCCGGTCGAGATAGCGGCGGGCGAGGCGCTCGGCCGCTTCCAGGCTGGCGCCTCGGGTGAGACGCGGTGCCAGCATGCAGTTCTCGAGGATCGTCAGATGCGGAAACAGGTTGAACTGCTGGAAGACCATCCCGACCTCCAGGCGCACATCCTGCGTCTTGCTCGGAGAGCCGTCGAGTTCGATGCCGTTGACGACGATCTGTCCCGCATCGTGGGGCTCCAGGCGGTTGATGCATCGGATGAGCGTCGACTTGCCGGATCCCGACGGGCCGCAGACGACGATCTTCTCGCCGCGGATCACCTCGAGGTCAATGGCGTTCAGAGCGCGGAACTTTCCGTACCATTTGTCGACGCCCCTTATACTGACGGCGACGGAAGAGGCCGCGGGCTGAACGGTCTGAAGCGTCCCCACGGT
Coding sequences within it:
- a CDS encoding TVP38/TMEM64 family protein yields the protein MPRRGWILLALVAAVTLTAFFSGVVDFLGIDAVKARRAELLAMVEARPLLSAAAFMAAYALIVALSLPAASVMTLLGGFLFGTLLGGTLTVVAATIGATGIFLVARSSFGGALREKAGPLAKRVSANIHGNAFEYLLVLRVVPVFPFFLINILPALFGVSLRTFIPATFLGIIPGTFIYAHLGRELGTISSLDDLLSAEILVAFGLLGVIALLPVGYRRWKKARAPSTTLVALFLATMVWQGPGGERSRTADLHQAPVVAGDRQLRLAGRPAVLQAPILGRAEEIAPRARPV
- a CDS encoding FAD-dependent oxidoreductase, whose protein sequence is MSELYDLCVVGAGSAGLSVAAGAAQLGLRTVLVESGRMGGDCLNTGCVPSKAFLAAARLMHAHRHPHLAIVPPHDLEAQRETVNAHVRGVIATIAPHDSVERFEGLGVRVIRGRASFLDRSRITVAGETIEARDFVVAVGSSAAIPEIAGLDPTKILTNESLFDVETVPEHLVIIGGGPIGIEMAEAHRRLGSRVTVVQRGRILPRDEPELVDVLRQSLRAEGVEILESAEILSVRHDADRHVVEISAGGAARSITGSHILVATGRRVNLEGLGLEQAGIARGDKGIETNSRLRTSNRHVYAIGDCTGAPKFTHVAGDHAGIVIRNLAFRLPAKVDYRALPWVTYTDPELAHVGLTLAEAKARHGDGVRSLIRTLGSVDRAVAEGRSEGMLKLVALPNGRILGCSIVAPGAGEMIGLWCLAIEKNMKLRDLTSLVLPYPTFSEISRQAASEWYRPALFSERTRRLVRILRRLPNW
- a CDS encoding alpha/beta hydrolase — its product is MKSPAFAFAFAFATLAWGLTAGTAKADALLSDFVYPYPVERFDFVSQGQAVTMAYMDVAAASPSGKTAVLLHGKNFCGATFKSQIEALTGAGYRVIAPDQIGFCKSSKPMGYQYGFHQLAANTHALLAKLTVASPIVVGHSMGGMLAARYALMYGSETSGLVLVNPIGLEDWRAKGVPESTIDQLFAEEKQSSAESMKAYQQTTYYAGEWEPEYDVWVDMLASMYAGPGGEIVAWHQALTSDMIFNQPIVHEFGQLTVPTALLIGEKDNTAIGKNRAPAELKAQLGNYAVLGAEAAAAIPGATLVTFPELGHSPQVQNPGQFNASLLKSIDDFAKR
- a CDS encoding serine hydrolase, whose amino-acid sequence is MQRYRIPLRTLAAATALGFSLAAVGSFPLTAKAAEESVEQKRAALAGTSQAAQALRPLNTLQVSVSGELLLSEGYRGHRTTVPANIKSASKSIVSALVGIAIDKGMLSGTDQKIAPLLKDELPADPDPRLAQVTIGNLLSMQAGLERTSGPNYGSWISSRNWVRAALAAPFVDDPGGSMLYSTGSTHLLSAILTRASGKSTLALSREWLGKPAGVTVTDWEQDPQGIYLGGNQMAMTPRSLLAFGELYRNGGRSPDGTQVIPTDWIAESWEPRTRSRFSGEAYGYGWFQANFGGYVGHYGWGYGGQMIYVIPDLALTVAITSDESGPSARTGYKDDLHRLVAEQIVPAIAAGRSTPSEG
- a CDS encoding amino acid ABC transporter ATP-binding protein, with protein sequence MTVGTLQTVQPAASSVAVSIRGVDKWYGKFRALNAIDLEVIRGEKIVVCGPSGSGKSTLIRCINRLEPHDAGQIVVNGIELDGSPSKTQDVRLEVGMVFQQFNLFPHLTILENCMLAPRLTRGASLEAAERLARRYLDRVQIGEQAGKYPSQLSGGQQQRVAIARALCMEPRIMLFDEPTSSLDPEMIKEVLLVMEDLANDGITMICVTHEMGFARRVANRCVFMDKGEIVESGTADSFFEAPRSDRLKAFLSQVLH